One segment of Trachemys scripta elegans isolate TJP31775 chromosome 1, CAS_Tse_1.0, whole genome shotgun sequence DNA contains the following:
- the LOC117883031 gene encoding olfactory receptor 52I2-like — protein MGIPGLEASHVWMGIPFCSMYIIALLGNSMILIIVRLDQTLHEPMYYFLCMLAAIDLVMATSIVPKMLGIFWLNSMEIAFDACFTQMFFVHSITAAESGVLLAMAFDRYVAICYPLRYQAILTRQKVTQIGLAILLRAGLVMTPVTWMMKRLPYCGSTVIAHSYCEHMAVVKLACADPRAISQYCVVGPTLLVGTDTAFISVSYGMILRAVLRLAEKEARLKAIGTCGSHLCVMLLYYLPGMASIYTQSFGQGVARWTQVLLADLYLTLPPMLNPVIYSMRTKQVQDAVLKVFGPKKDLV, from the coding sequence ATGGGCATCCCAGGGCTGGAAGCTTCCCATGTCTGGATGGGAATCCCTTTCTGTTCCATGTACATCATTGCGCTGCTAGGAAACAGCATGATTCTGATTATTGTCAGGTTAGATCAGACCCTCCATGaacccatgtactatttcctgtGCATGCTCGCGGCCATCGATTTAGTCATGGCTACTTCCATCGTTCCCAAGATGCTCGGCATATTCTGGCTGAACTCGATGGAGATTGCTTTCGATGCCTGTTTCACGCAGATGTTCTTCGTTCATTCCATCACAGCTGCGGAATCAGGGGTGCTCTTGGCAATGGCCTTTGACAGATATGTCGCCATCTGTTACCCTCTGAGGTACCAGGCCATCTTAACGCGCCAAAAGGTGACACAGATAGGCCTGGCCATTCTGCTGAGAGCTGGCCTTGTCATGACTCCGGTCACCTGGATGATGAAGCGCTTACCCTACTGCGGCTCCACCGTGATTGCCCATTCGTACTGCGAGCACATGgctgtggtgaagctggcctgcgcAGATCCCCGAGCCATCAGTCAGTACTGCGTGGTTGGGCCCACGCTCCTCGTCGGGACTGACACAGCCTTCATCTCCGTGTCTTACGGAATGATCCTTCGAGCTGTCCTGCGGCTTGCCGAGAAGGAAGCGCGCCTCAAGGCCATTGGCACCTGCGGATCCCACCTCTGCGTGATGCTGCTCTATTATCTTCCAGGGATGGCTTCCATATACACACAGAGCTTTGGCCAGGGGGTGGCTCGCTGGACTCAGGTTCTGCTGGCCGACCTCTACCTCACCCTTCCCCCCATGCTAAACCCGGTCATTTACAGCATGAGGACAAAGCAGGTGCAGGACGCAGTGCTGAAGGTATTTGGGCCCAAGAAGGATCTGGTCTAA